The sequence ATAGAGATATAGTTCAAGCTCATTacgattattgttattattattattattaatagcataatatttttttatttgatcatttatttgtattgcttCGTGTATACATTATTACTTCTTTGttattaacatttatattcagAGTGTTAAAAATTTGTATAccataattaattattttctcttttttatttgtatttacctATTTAGTTATCAtagtattgttgttgttgatgttgtttaaGAATGTTTCCTTTTATTACAGGATTTTATCTGACCATAATCTGATCTAATCACTTTCCTTGAAATGGAGATACATTTATAAGTTAATTCGACTTCCAGTGTtggaattgttttcttttccacttgTGCCTCAGTTTCCTTCCTACGAACACAGTCTAAATAAACTTGGTTTACTGTAATTGTCGTAATGCTTTAGCATCGTAATATTAATTGCttatgttgtgtttccattgcGTGTCTCTGCATCACGTTGCTCTGGGTTCGTTTAGTTCTCCTGCCCAGGGTCGATTGTCGAGTCAACGGATCAGAAAAACATGTACATATCATGTATCCAAACATTATTCAGTTGAACCAATTCTGCAGTAACACATGAAGATATGAATTTTCACTCCAGGCATCTACATTTTTAACGATGCAATGGATGCATTCTTTTAATGAGCTACACTTCTTCTCCCTGCAACACCAACATTTCCAATAAGGGTCACAAATCCTGCTCAACTATTTTGTGGGGAAGAGGAATTAAAGAGCACACTTTGCTGTTTGCTACTGAATTTAGGGGTGTGAGAGAGTTTCATGATTAAGACATCAAGCACTTTTATGATCTGGACGTGGACTGATCAGCGATGGTGAGAATGACAGAGGCAGGTGGGCTGGGTTTGCTCCTCAAAACACAGTTTAAAGAAACATTAAACGGTCCATTCACCCTAGTTACAAAAAATACTTTCTACTCTTGTGGAAAGGTATTTAGCCTTGTTTAGATATATTCGAGGTATTCATTTCCTTACCTTACTTTGAAGCAGGTGGTGAGATAGGACATGTGCCTGGGTGGAGGTATGGACTCAGAGAGCAGCTCTCACTCATTAACACTGTGTATACAGATGCAAAGCCTCCTTTCCTGCAAAAGCTAACTTGTAAAGtaatacctcaaattaaaaagacagaagatgagtcccagccacagactgtgtTCAACATATTTCTCCAAAGTAAACCCAATCAGTTCAACTGCTAATACTAACATCCATTGTGTTCTTGGGTTTGACATTGGTATCTAAGTTTAAAAGCAAACATAAAACACGTGACTTGGGTCTCTTGTTTTCAATTGTTTCCCATGGTGAAAAATGCTACCCTTTAACACTCAATAAACGTATAGCTGTAAAGATACTTattgatatgtgtgtgttttcacatctcCTTTACTTCCATAGCCAGTATAGCACTGGTGTCAATGTTTAGAGACCTCAGCATAGCCTCAAATTAATGCTTGTATAGGCATCAATAACTTTTCTATGTCATGAATTctacaatgttttttctttactttttattttttcttgcatACTTATTTTCTTCCCCTAAAATAATCTGAGTAGTAACAACATTATCTTCCTGACTTAAGAGAAACCATGCCCACAGAACCGATCTTATTAGCAGCAAGTTAGATAAGAATCCTACAGTAAACAGTTGTGTTAATAGCATATGGCGTAGATAGAAACACAAGGTTGGCCATTGTTCTTTGGTTAACAATTctctgtgatgtaaacaaacaatttcCTCTTCACTCTGACCATAAACCCTCCTTATCACACCAACTCCAATTTGAATAGGTTGTGCAAAGAGATGCTTGCAGAAGTTTGTCAGTGTCATTTAAGCAAATCTCTCAACTATCACCCTGAATCAACAATTCATGAAATAAAGCAGGCGTTTCTGAATCTCCTAACCTACTAATGCTTATTGTTTTCAAGGCAAATGCCGGTAGCTAATTCCTCTCCATGGTCATCAGAAAACATAACACACATAACAGGACCACACTGCTGCACAGCCTTTTCATTATGATCCTTTCAGGAAGACACATATGGCCAATTATTAATTGTGTATTTTGGTCTTTTTATTGGATTAATTAATAGCCATAATAAAACGATAAATGAACcccagaattattttatttacatattaaaacatataatataacattaaatatattttctgttgtttaggTTTACCATATAtgatcacttttgtttttgtaagtGAAATATGTGAAGTATGTAGACAAATACAAGTATTTCCGTGATATTTACTGTATTTGCTTAGGGGGCTTTGTCAATGAGTGTACAGAGGAGCATTGGTGTACACAGCGAGATCATGAGTGAATGAACATTGACTTTGGAACATGGTTCAACTGTTTCACCAAGGCTAAGCTTCCACTGGAGGGTGCTGCATACCATTCAAATCTGTTCGACTGTTTTGTTGaagcaaaaatgtaattgaactTAAATTATATCAGTAATATGTTttttacaatacattttaaataataacaatagcaatatttatatatagggCACTTTTCAAAACGTGCTTTACAAAGGCAGCAAGTCATAAACACACTGGTTATAAAACATCAAGTTAGGAAGAAAGCAGGTCAAATAAATGATTGTATAAATACCAGTGCAGTGTAAAATgctcaataaaataaactaaaagacAGCTATAAAGAAAGTTAAGAAgaaataatttgtttgtgtttgtgatacTGAAAACGACTCCAACAGCACGGCCTGATAAACAAATACACTTTGAAGTGGAAATTTGGAAATGATGGACACTCTCCAAAGCTTCAGCTGCTTACAACTGCTACTGAATTGGTAATACATGATCAGTCATTAGGGACATGACTTATATTGTGCACCTTAGCGTCATGAAGTGTTTTGGCCTTGTAAGGtcaatctgactggctactggcttgtatggtagtactatgaaagccatgtggcccactcagtagatcaggcATCATAACCTCTATGGCTATGCCTTTTCAAACTAAACACTGAATAGCCCTTGTATGTTCAACCACACTAATTTATGCCTACCGCCAGTTGAGGTCAGCTGATGTTAGTGACCACCAGCGGTTGTTAGGGACATGTCTTCAGTTGTACTTTAAGGCTGTGTACAGATTTAGTAAACCTACACATTTTCTGTATCCTCTTTCTTAAAATACCTAAGATAAATACACAAGTGCTGCAGTGATCACTATTTACTATTCATGGTTTATATAAAAGAGCAGTTCTATTTTTGCTTCATCTTTTGGGAACCAAATAGTTTCTAGTGGGGACCCAGGATGGGACATGAACATATAAGTCTTACCGAATTACACATATATTCTATATTCTACAcatgttattattttctattattatatttatttgtgttttaatggatGTCAGGATCACATTaaacataactttttttttttgtctcttaatCGTACAGCACCCTCATACCTTTCTGATTTTGTTATTGCTAACGTGTTCATGATCATATTTCAAgtctttgattttattgtaACGCACTTGGAGCTGCATTTTATCTATGAAAGGTCCTGTGTAAAGAAaacgtattattattattttatcatgcGCGTTTGGTGTCGTTCATCCGACGTATGGTCCTCGCGGCGCACCGTAGCAGTGATGTGGCTCAGCAAGTAATCTTCCACGTCACTAGGAAGTGTTGGACAGGCAGCTCGCCGAGAGGAGCTCACTCTTTACAGATGTAAATATCCAAACCCGGACACTGAAGGCCACTTCGCAGGATACAGGTCGCGCTCTTAGGTGGGTTGTGTGTCCTTGTATTCATCTACACGTGTTGTTTCCTGAGCCGTATAAACTGTTATAACCACAGCTAGCTATCGTTATCTGTCCTCCATTTCAGTGCTAGCCTGGGCAGAAGCTAACATGGAGCTAGCCGCTGTTAGCAAGCTAGCATCTCATCATATCTCCTAATCTTGTTGACCTAACGTTTGAATGGTGGACAGACAAACTGGACTTTGGGTTGTATTGAGGTTTTTTGTTGTACAGGTGCTGTTGCTAACTCAGGTGACGCCATTAACGCGTTGCCGTTCACAGTAGCTGCTGTGGTGTCCGGTGGTTTTAACGCTTCGAGTCACTATTTACTCACCtgataaaataacacaacattcaACTTTAAACCAGCGTTTCGTTTGGTGTCACAGTGACAACATGTTACTGTGATGGCAGCAGCTCCGTTTTCAAGGATCAGAAGCAACAGAAAGGCAGATGACGTGTAAACATGACTGCCGGTCTGTATTAAAGTAAAACTGTTATTGCTACCAAACTGGAAATACTCCAATGTCAAAGTATTGCTGAAGCAAAATCACGTATTAGCAGAAAGATGTACTTGCAGTATCAAAAGTCAAAGGACTTTCACAATTAATCAGTTTTCATAACTCTTATATTGataatttattaaacatttaatgaaCGGATCACTATAACAAATGTAATTATTACAATTGATTAATGGTAATAAGTTAAAATATTATACACGGTTGTAGTTGGGTACTTTTTTACTCCAcgcattttaaatatttctctttGGTAAAAGTTCATGTcattttagctgacgcttttatccaaagcgacttacatttttttagaacactcatcattttatgaggggccatctaggggttcagtatcttgccaaggacacttaggcatgcagatgggatagagtgggattcgaaccggcatgGAAATACCTAAATAAGTCAAACGTGCACTTAAGGACAGCATTTTGAAATGTACTTACTTTCTTTCCACAACTTTCTCTTAATATAAACACATGATGAATCTATTGAAGTATGATCAAGCTCCTCGCTTTTTACTGTGACACTTTATACTGTTTCCTCCGGAAAATGAATCATGTATTAAGCTTGCCTCTTATTGTAAGAATCAGGTTGACTTTTGTGCCAGAAAAGGCATAAAGTAATCTGATATAACATGAGCCTTTTAGTTGTTGATTGTATTCACAAGTTTTCATGAAACCAAAATACTTGTAAAACAGGTGTTCCAGTGgcattaatacaaaatgtacattACTTTAACAGCCTTATTTTGTTTGAGTGTAGGAAACTGTCTCAAACAAGGTGCCCTTATGGCAATTTGAAgcgtttttttattgttgtattcATCAAAAGTATACATCAGTATATATCTGACTAGTTTTCAGCTGAGTTTGGCAACTAAAGTGAGTTTCAGTTTTAAGTACAAAGTTCCCTTGTGATGTTGTTGTCTCCTCTGCTGGAaagaagagacacaaagagtTAATTCTTTACTTAACAGAATTAGGAAACTCTCTTGATTTGTCTAACTCAGACTACTGAAGTATCATCGGTCTCGTATAAGCTAAACAAAGTCTGGCCTGTGGAAACTGAGAATTACCATGTAACACAGGAAAAACTACATCTGTCgtgagtctgcagagctgcGCAGCCAGTCAGCCCCAGCTAAGAAGTATGTAAGATGTAGACTGTGTTTTATTGAAAGCTTATTATCATTTTAAACAGCCGTGGCAGCCAGCCTGGTATGTATTGTTTCTtcctggtttgtgtgtgcaggcaggTGAATGCCTCATCGTAAAACACCTAGTGTTGTCACCCACAGAGCTGGTTTGAGTACCttcacagatgtttgtgtctctgagtTTGATTTTGTCACCACACTAGTGTCACAACCACACATTATAGAGGCATACAACTTAACACGGGTGTACTTGAGTTAAAATATTAAGCTATTAAAGAAACCtgcatgtttttattctgaTTTATGCACTTGATGGTGTACACTGGATTCATCTCTTTGCTGCATTTATGTTTGTGCCTATGATTTTAGTTCAACCATTTCTTAAATctccttttttctgtttctcataGGTAATATCCTGTAAGGATCTTTCACTGGGATTATCCTAAACACATAAAAGGCCAGCAGCAAAATGACGGCTGCAGAGAACGTTTGTTACACTCTCATCAATGTCGCATCCGAGTCTGAGCCGCCTTCGGAGGTCAGCCTCAAAGCGGATCTTGGTAACTATTTTTAATGCAAAGCTATGCTCAACAGATTTTTTAATAAGCCGCAATAAAAAATTTCTAAAACATCTTGCTCCACCTCAGTATCATGGAGGTGGGTGGAATTTGAAGTGATGTGCTCATAGCAGGAATCTTAACAGaatccaaaacaaaacatcactTTTAATAAACATTAGAAAATACTTTCAGTGAAAACTGTTGACTGTGAGGTCTGTGTTACGAAAAGCTGTAgccagtttttcttttaaataacttaaaaaacTACAACTCCCCTCTGTTCTAATCTGTAAAAACTATAATGCATGCTTAAGGCTGAGCTGACCCTGTTCATTGTAATAATAGTTATCATCTCTCTACAGAAAAGGGGGAGATCAAGGCAAAGACTGAAGCCTTGAAGAAGGTCATCATCATGATCTTGAATGGTGAGAAGTTGCCAGGGCTTCTGATGACAATCATCCGCTTCGTGCTGCCACTTCAGGACCACACCAttaagaagctgctgctggttttctGGGAGATTGTCCCCAAAACAACTCCAGACGGCAAGCTGCTTCAGGAGATGATCCTGGTCTGTGACGCCTACAGAAAGGTAAGATAACCAATAGTTGCGATCAACTGAAATGAGTGATCAGCTCTATCTGTACATCTCTTctttgtaataataatgttataatgaaaatattgcTTTTTTGTGGCATTTCTCTTAGAAAAGTTAAAAACGTGCTTCACAAAAGgatgaaaataacaatataaagttAAGAGTGAATTTTAAACTGTTTCAAGAAGGTATGTAAAAGTTCAGGGTCCCAGATAAGGCTTCCAATAAACCTCATCTGATTTATAGTCACAAAAGCTGATTTTAGTGTTTCCTTTATCTAGTTGTAATAATAGTATAACTGCTGAAATATTTACTTGGCTATTTTGGCAAAGCAATCATCGtgtgaaatctttattttttttcaatttcaggACTTGCAGCATCCCAATGAGTTTATTCGCGGCTCCACTCTGCGCTTCCTTTGCAAGCTGAAGGAGTCTGAACTGCTTGAGCCTCTGATGCCGGCGATCCGGGCCTGTCTGGAGCACCGTCACAGCTATGTGCGCCGCAATGCTGTCCTGGCCATTTACACCATTTACAGGTACAAACAGCTCAGTCACCTTTTCTACGAGGTATCTTGTACTTCATGTATTAGCGAACTGCATCCAACTGAtgatattcatttgttttaggAACTTTGAACATCTCATCCCTGATGCCCCAGAGCTGATCCATGATTTTCTTGTTAATGAGAAAGATGCCAGCTGCAAAAGAAATGCTTTCATGATGCTGATTCATGCAGATCAGGTTTGTGGCACATTTTCTCACTATTTCTACTATTTTGTGTCACTAGACCCACAATGTGTATTTCAGAGGCCTTCCTTAAACTATGTTACTCTTATATTCACATTTTACAGGACAGAGCTCTGGATTACCTCAGCACATGTATTGACCAAGTGCACACTTTTGGTGACATTCTCCAGCTGGTCATTGTGGAGCTGATTTACAAAGTGAGTCAAGGCCTTTATTAGTCTGATTGAAATTCTTTACCCCAACAGTGTATTATTAGAAGAAGAATAGCTGTTTTATTGTCTGAActcctgctgttttttttctgtctgctaGGTTTGCCATGCCAACCCCTCTGAGCGTGCCCGGTTCATCCGCTGCATCTACAACCTGTTGCAGTCTTCCAGCCCGGCTGTGAAGTATGAGGCTGCTGGCACTCTTGTAACCCTCTCCAGTGCTCCCACAGCCGTTAAGGTACATCACCAAAGTATTCATAGTATTATGCAGGTCACAGACCTCAGTTATTCAGGACTGATATTGTACTATGTTTGACCGAATAGTAGGAATGTTTTTGGTTAAGTACAGTCTCTGACACATTCTTTTGATGGACTCCAGGCCGCTGCCCAGTGCTATATTGATCTGATTATCAAGGAGAGCGACAACAATGTGAAGCTGATTGTTCTCGACCGCCTGATTGAACTGAAGGAGCATCCCACTCACGAGCGTGTACTCCAGGTACTATGAAGATTTAGAATTAtggctgtgttttgtgttactGCTAAACTTTTCTTCCTGATTAACCGCAAAGACCATTTCCCCTTGATATCAAGAAAAAAACGTATTCCTGAGAACATCAACCAAGATTTGAGCCCATATATCATTTAATATCATTTAAATTAACATagcaacaataaaatgtatttgaaatatatatatatataatttattaaagAAGTACCAGTTCTCTGCACCTACAGTGTATCACCTCTGTTGACTTAAGTTGGTTGTGACCGATGTCTCTTTGTCCAGGACCTGGTGATGGACATCCTGCGTGTCCTCAGCACTCCTGACCTGGAAGTTAGAAAGAAGACCTTGCAGCTGGCACTGGACCTGGTTTCTTCACGCAATGTAGAAGAGGTCAGCGGCCAGCACAGTGCCTCCAGacttttgctgttgttttcatgtccTAGAATGTACACAGAGAAAATAGGAAATCCAAGTGAATGTCATGACATTTCTATGTTTTCCAGTTGGTGATTGTTTTGAAGAAAGAAGTGATCAAGACAAACAACGTGACGGAACATGAAGACACTGATAAGTACAGGCAGCTGTTGGTGCGCACTCTTCACTCTTGCAGTGTGCGTTTCCCTGATATGGCGGCCAATGTGATACCTGTGGTGAGCTTCCCATTATTTATTCACATTGAAAAGAAGCTGTGCGTGGTTTGAGATAcccaaatgtttgtttttcgaTATATATTGACTGTTCTGTGTGTTAATTTGATTTACAGCTGATGGAATTTTTAAGCGACACCAatgaggcagctgctgctgatgtacTGGAGTTTGTACGGGAGGCAATTCAGAGATTTGAAAACTTGAGACCCCTCATCATCGAGAAGATGCTGGAAGTCTTTCATGCCATCAGAACTGTCAAGTAAGCCTTTCCAAATGACATGTCACATTTTGGTTTTCCTGATGAGTTTGGATAAATAGCAAATGCCTCCTTTGTTGCTCATTTTAATTTTGGTTTTCCTTAAGGCTCTACCTGTAAACTACCATTTACAATTGGTAATTGGTTGCCTACCTTGATGATGAAGCAAAAACATATGAAATGTACAAAACATGCCAACTTTTAAATTTTATCAGTAGGTTCCATTATTCGAGAAATGGAGATGGTTGGATTTTGGTCATTTAAGTCTCATGTCGTAATAGATAATTGTCACATTTGTCAAGCGTTTAATAAATTGGTATGAGTTTTGCattagtttgtatgtgtgtgacatttgTCACTATTTTGGTATTTCAGAATTTACAGGGGAGCGCTGTGGATCTTGGGAGAATACTGCAGCACCAAAGAAGACATCCAGAGTGTTATGACAGAAATACGCAGGTCCTTAGGAGAGGTATGTTTGCCCATTGTTGTCATTTAACAAAAAGGTGACCAGTAAGTTTCATTAACTTCATTAGAATTGTAACAAATGTCTGCTATCTGTGTCTGAACTTGGATAGATCCCAATTGTAGAGaatgagataaagagagagacaggagagatgaAGACAGAAGATGAAGTGAGTGCAGCTCCAGCCCAGAAGCTGGTGACAGAGATGGGCACCTATGTGACACAGAGtgccctcagctcctccaggccttcgaagaaagaggaagacaggTAAACATTACACATTGTGGAGGAGTAGCATAAGTAGCCCAAAATATTCTATTGACTAGATGGAGTTAAACTGTCCAGCTCAGTAAACaacactgatttgttttgttccagACCGCCACTCAGAGGCTTCCTGATGGACGGAGACTTCTATGTGGCAGCTTCCCTGGCCACCACACTAACCAAAGTGGCCTTGCGCTATGTTATTATTGTccaagacaaaaagaaacacaatgtaAGATGTCCCCCTATTCACGTTCCCAATTATTTACTCAAGTGCCACATTCCTCTAACCTCTGCTCTCACTCACCTGTCCCCCTTAGTCATTCGTTGCGGAGGCCATGCTGATCATGGTCACTGTGCTGCACCTGGGAAAGTCTTCTCTGCCCAAGAAACCAATAACCGACGATGATGTGGACCGCATCTCACTTTGCCTGAAGGTCCTTTCAGAGTGCTCACCACTTATGAATGACATTTTCAACAAGGAGTGCCGCAAATCCCTGTCACACATGCTGACTGTCAGACTGGAGGAAGAGAAGCTGTCACAGAAGGTAATGACTTAGTGGCTTGAATTCAATATATATGATCCTGATAATCGTGCACAACTGCAACATTATCGCTATTTATTATCACTGTTCATTATTTTATAAACAAGGAAACTTAAGTTTAGAAAAATGTATGACCCTACAATCaagaattaataaataagaatCAGGGTTTCTCTTGAAACTTTGGTTAATTAATGGTGACTTAAATTATTCTGCTAAAACTGACcgtgtttatttttctaaccACAGAAGGAATCTGAGAAACGTAATGTCACGGTGCAGGCAGACGACCCCATCTCCTTCATGCAGCTCACCGCCAAAAACGAGATGACTTCTAAGGAGGACCAGTTCCAGCTGAGTCTGCTGGCTGCTATGGGAAACACTCAGAGGAAGGAGGCTGCTGATCCCCTGGCTTCAAAGCTTAACAAGGTGCACCACCAGCTCTGCACAGATCTCAGTGTACAAGACAACTGGATCATACTACAGTAatcatttgcattttgttttgttactataatcaaatattaaatgtCTATTGTTTTTCTCCAATCTAGGTGACTCAGTTGACGGGCTTCTCAGACCCAGTGTATGCTGAAGCCTATGTGCACGTCAACCAGTATGACATTGTGTTGGACGTGCTGGTTGTCAACCAAACCAGCGACACTCTCCAGAATTGCACCCTTGAGTTGGCCACTTTAGGTTAGTCTTGTTTAgtttctgctgcagtggagAAATGTACTGGTTCTCTTCTGTAATGCTGATTGGAGACAGAAGCATCTGCACCACTAAGCTGTGTTTTATCTTTCCATAGGTGATCTCAAGTTGGTTGAGAAACCCTCACCTCTAACTCTGGCTCCCCATGATTTTGCGAACATCAAGGCCAATGTCAAAGTGGCCTCAACTGAGAACGGAATTATATTTGGCAACATTGGTGAGAgacatattttgtgtttaaGGATAATCATTCAAGTTGTTTATGTTTAGCTTTGTGTAAACAGAGCATGATTTCTTATTctaatatatttaattcattCTGTGCAGTCTATGACGTGTCGGGAGCTGCTAGCGACAGAAACTGCGTCGTCCTCAGTGACATCCACATTGACATCATGGACTACATCCAGCCTGCCTCCTGCACTGATGCAGAGTTCAGACAGATGTGGGCAGAGTTTGAATGGGAAAACAAGGTACGGTTTAATCATTTCATCTACTCTAATAACTTGCTTTACAAAAGTGAAAACCttgatttactttgaaaaaaagaCTATATTCAACCATATTTAgggaaagtaaaaaataaccattgttctttgtttgttgtagGTGACAGTGAACACCAATATCACTGATCTGAACGAATACCTGCAGCATATCCTCAGATCCACCAACATGAAGTGTCTGACGCCTGAGAAGGTTGGTGTGAGATCTTACATTTACCAAAGCAACGATGGCAAGCTATGTTTTAAAGCTGGTGGAACTTACAGAAGCCCAGCAATTAATACGTTTGGAGCAGGTTCTTGTTGGGAAAATATCACATGTGGCCTTTGTAGTGATGCAATTAAAATATTCAGCATCAAGGCTATCATATCAGCTGGATGTCTGCAAGGACTGGGTTGTGATAATAAAagtcattcttttctttttgtctttctaaCCAGGCGCTGTCTGGCTTCTGTGGCTTCATGGCTGCCAACCTTTATGCTCGTTCTATCTTTGGAGAAGATGCTCTGGCTAATGTCAGCATCGAGAAGCCAATCCACCTGGGGCCTGATGCACCTGTCAACGGACACATACGCATTAGAGCCAAAAGCCAGGTGGGTCACAGCTGCTGCACTGCAAAATAAAGGCTCGGTTGAATTGATTTGCTCTCAACTTACGCATTGCGACCAGTTTGTCTTACGGAAGGATAATAATTTAAAGTGATGCCTCTTTCAAAGAATAGGGCTTAATTTATAAGGAAAGTTGATATATGAAATAACCGGTTAGATGTGATATAACCAGTATACATCCAATCTGTTGAAATATAAATCCCCCACCTTTTTCCACAGGGGATGGCCTTGAGCCTGGGAGACAAGATCAACCTCTCCCAAAAAAAGACCAACGTTTGAGACGACTCTGATCCAGCTGATCCCTCTGACTTTGTAAAAGTCACCCTCTGTTCTCTTGTATCGCTTGTTTTACAGcctcttcatcacagaaaatTCAGAACTCTATATAATCAATTGCTTCTGTgctgtcattattttttttacatcaccTCCGTCTAAAAACATCTCAGTAATGTCCCTGTCCTGTCTGTTttcaataaacatatatattaaaatgatgACAACTGGTTTTACCCTTTATTCATAGAGTCATAGCTTTTAATGTTGTATTGGGCAATTACTTCATGTGATTTCTGGcttgaaataaagaaatgtatgtCTCTAAGTTAAGTGAAAGGGGGGGCCTTGATACCTATCTTGATTTTTCGTTTCTAGTACTCAGCATCTAAGTTGACTCAACAGAAATGATTATTATCCCCACAAAATTATCAATCATTATCAACTTTTTGAAGGCTGGGGTTTGGATGAAACATGATGATGCTTTGAACAGCTCCTCCCTGGGCGCTTTCTCCTAGAAAGTTTTGCTGTACATGTGGCCTGGTGTTAGATGTTAGTAAGGGATTTCAAACAAATTTGTTAATGTTTCCTAAAGGCGGTGGGGACTCAAAGTCAGTAGAACCTGTCTGGAGCTCATGC comes from Platichthys flesus chromosome 1, fPlaFle2.1, whole genome shotgun sequence and encodes:
- the copb1 gene encoding coatomer subunit beta codes for the protein MTAAENVCYTLINVASESEPPSEVSLKADLEKGEIKAKTEALKKVIIMILNGEKLPGLLMTIIRFVLPLQDHTIKKLLLVFWEIVPKTTPDGKLLQEMILVCDAYRKDLQHPNEFIRGSTLRFLCKLKESELLEPLMPAIRACLEHRHSYVRRNAVLAIYTIYRNFEHLIPDAPELIHDFLVNEKDASCKRNAFMMLIHADQDRALDYLSTCIDQVHTFGDILQLVIVELIYKVCHANPSERARFIRCIYNLLQSSSPAVKYEAAGTLVTLSSAPTAVKAAAQCYIDLIIKESDNNVKLIVLDRLIELKEHPTHERVLQDLVMDILRVLSTPDLEVRKKTLQLALDLVSSRNVEELVIVLKKEVIKTNNVTEHEDTDKYRQLLVRTLHSCSVRFPDMAANVIPVLMEFLSDTNEAAAADVLEFVREAIQRFENLRPLIIEKMLEVFHAIRTVKIYRGALWILGEYCSTKEDIQSVMTEIRRSLGEIPIVENEIKRETGEMKTEDEVSAAPAQKLVTEMGTYVTQSALSSSRPSKKEEDRPPLRGFLMDGDFYVAASLATTLTKVALRYVIIVQDKKKHNSFVAEAMLIMVTVLHLGKSSLPKKPITDDDVDRISLCLKVLSECSPLMNDIFNKECRKSLSHMLTVRLEEEKLSQKKESEKRNVTVQADDPISFMQLTAKNEMTSKEDQFQLSLLAAMGNTQRKEAADPLASKLNKVTQLTGFSDPVYAEAYVHVNQYDIVLDVLVVNQTSDTLQNCTLELATLGDLKLVEKPSPLTLAPHDFANIKANVKVASTENGIIFGNIVYDVSGAASDRNCVVLSDIHIDIMDYIQPASCTDAEFRQMWAEFEWENKVTVNTNITDLNEYLQHILRSTNMKCLTPEKALSGFCGFMAANLYARSIFGEDALANVSIEKPIHLGPDAPVNGHIRIRAKSQGMALSLGDKINLSQKKTNV